In Deinococcus ficus, a single window of DNA contains:
- a CDS encoding NIPSNAP family protein has product MTTERLVEFRAYRLKPGTVQAFEQVFVEESLPLHQRWGMDVVAYGSPPDTIDQFFLIRAYADHDHREASQAAFYASADWVLGPREAIVRLIDSDTCTLACLPEPLIDALRNPSHPEAC; this is encoded by the coding sequence GTGACCACAGAACGGCTCGTAGAGTTTCGCGCGTACCGGCTGAAGCCTGGCACCGTTCAGGCGTTTGAGCAGGTGTTCGTCGAGGAGAGCCTGCCCCTGCACCAGCGGTGGGGCATGGACGTGGTCGCCTACGGCTCACCCCCGGACACCATCGATCAATTCTTCCTCATCCGGGCGTACGCCGATCACGACCACCGGGAGGCATCACAGGCGGCCTTCTACGCGAGCGCCGACTGGGTCCTGGGGCCTCGTGAGGCCATCGTCCGCCTGATCGACTCGGACACCTGCACCCTGGCGTGCCTGCCTGAACCACTCATCGACGCCCTGAGGAACCCGTCCCACCCTGAGGCGTGCTGA
- a CDS encoding lytic transglycosylase domain-containing protein — protein sequence MSSRSRFLTAALLTSGSAAAVCPAPQYGLERQAFDVAVNQGVPPSIFVAMIGTESHFCPATVSPKGAVGLGQLMPDTARDLRVTNPLNIAQNLNASATYLRAQFKTFGRWDLALAAYNAGAGNVRKYGGIPPFAETVAHVDKVLTRASALERGIPLITALNTPIAQLRTLPSPARPQVALLAASQAASPRNVSGVQAPVTLVSSPAAQHIAGGAGTASRGTIQPVPAGVKPTPATATSQPTPAPAAARIVTTTLPQAAPATAARSTTPGGPVTASTVTDQRILVVIRRGTAPQAAPGAAPAVPGPAGAPQAAPAQAAPSSASTGLVVIRVRK from the coding sequence ATGAGCTCCCGCAGCCGCTTCCTGACCGCGGCGCTGCTCACCTCAGGCAGCGCTGCGGCCGTGTGCCCTGCGCCGCAGTACGGCCTGGAACGTCAGGCCTTTGACGTCGCCGTCAACCAGGGCGTGCCTCCGTCGATCTTCGTGGCCATGATCGGCACCGAATCCCACTTCTGCCCAGCGACGGTCAGTCCGAAGGGCGCCGTGGGGCTCGGTCAGCTGATGCCGGATACCGCGCGTGACCTGCGCGTCACCAACCCCCTCAACATCGCGCAGAACCTCAACGCCTCCGCCACGTACCTCCGGGCGCAGTTCAAGACGTTCGGCCGTTGGGACCTGGCCCTCGCCGCCTACAACGCAGGTGCCGGCAATGTCAGGAAGTACGGAGGCATTCCACCGTTCGCCGAGACGGTCGCCCACGTCGATAAGGTGCTCACCCGGGCGTCGGCCCTTGAGCGCGGCATCCCACTGATTACGGCCCTGAACACCCCGATCGCTCAGCTCCGTACCCTGCCCTCCCCGGCCCGTCCGCAGGTGGCGTTGCTGGCTGCCTCCCAGGCCGCCTCACCCCGGAATGTCTCTGGCGTCCAGGCACCGGTCACACTCGTCAGCAGTCCTGCGGCGCAGCACATCGCCGGAGGCGCCGGAACCGCCTCGCGCGGAACGATCCAGCCTGTTCCGGCCGGAGTCAAACCGACCCCCGCCACGGCCACCAGCCAACCCACGCCGGCCCCAGCCGCCGCCCGCATCGTCACGACCACGCTCCCCCAGGCCGCCCCAGCAACAGCGGCCCGGTCCACGACACCTGGGGGCCCCGTGACGGCCTCCACCGTGACTGACCAGCGCATCCTGGTGGTCATCCGCCGGGGGACAGCCCCTCAGGCCGCGCCAGGAGCCGCACCCGCCGTGCCTGGGCCAGCGGGTGCACCCCAGGCCGCTCCAGCACAGGCCGCCCCTTCGTCCGCCAGTACAGGCCTGGTGGTGATCCGCGTCAGGAAGTAG
- the ssb gene encoding single-stranded DNA-binding protein codes for MKAILATTLIGTLARALTIKTVGTTDIAEGTLAMDSIQNGRTLTNYIPVVFVGAAARRVFDRTTAGSVLSVQGAPRQEKWENAEGGKRSRVRIQALRTEVLSGDFATVVDRAGGTRLAQGVNQVTLGGNLVATPEVRYTPGGDAVTDFSLALNEKYTTRKNEVKERVSFVEVTAWKDLAEFVATLPKGTPLTVLGAAVSESWTDKDGQKRSVLKFEAGSIFQVQPPEGRAAQPDAHEPISDEAAAELADMAEEDMPF; via the coding sequence ATGAAAGCAATTCTCGCGACCACCCTGATCGGTACCCTCGCCCGCGCGCTGACCATCAAGACGGTCGGCACCACCGACATCGCCGAAGGCACCCTGGCGATGGACAGCATTCAGAACGGACGCACCCTGACGAACTACATTCCGGTGGTGTTTGTCGGCGCGGCGGCCCGCCGGGTGTTCGACCGCACCACGGCCGGCAGCGTGCTGTCGGTTCAGGGCGCGCCGCGTCAGGAGAAGTGGGAGAACGCCGAGGGCGGGAAGCGCTCCCGCGTGCGGATTCAGGCGCTGCGCACCGAGGTGCTGAGCGGGGACTTCGCGACGGTCGTGGACCGGGCGGGTGGCACGCGCCTGGCGCAGGGTGTGAACCAGGTGACGCTGGGCGGGAATCTGGTGGCCACGCCGGAGGTGCGGTACACGCCGGGCGGTGACGCGGTGACGGACTTCAGTCTGGCGCTGAACGAGAAGTACACCACGCGGAAGAACGAGGTGAAAGAGCGCGTGTCGTTCGTGGAGGTCACGGCGTGGAAGGACCTGGCGGAGTTCGTGGCGACGCTGCCGAAGGGCACGCCGCTGACGGTCCTGGGCGCGGCGGTGAGCGAGTCGTGGACGGACAAGGACGGGCAGAAGCGCTCGGTCCTGAAGTTCGAGGCGGGGAGCATCTTCCAGGTGCAGCCGCCGGAAGGCCGGGCGGCGCAGCCGGACGCGCACGAACCGATCAGTGACGAGGCCGCGGCGGAACTCGCGGACATGGCCGAGGAGGACATGCCCTTCTGA
- a CDS encoding SOS response-associated peptidase: MCGRIEFTLTERMQRALRDTLQIDAAWPEHQELRPTEQATFLTHSGTWTVQSGRWGLIPPGMDLQAAKKYATFNARIETVERSKSFKEAFRAGGRCVLPLSAFFEWPNKVKVRIARPDDRPLLAAGLWSQQDSSDGPLVSCTVITRPPTEDLTDVHDRMPALLLTKDLDTWLSAAPSQAKAIAMGSWRPGLLTVTPAS, translated from the coding sequence ATGTGCGGCCGCATTGAATTCACCCTCACCGAACGGATGCAACGCGCCCTGCGCGACACGTTGCAGATCGACGCCGCCTGGCCTGAACACCAGGAACTCCGGCCCACCGAGCAGGCGACCTTCCTCACCCACAGCGGCACCTGGACCGTCCAGTCCGGCCGGTGGGGCCTGATTCCGCCCGGCATGGACCTCCAGGCCGCAAAGAAGTACGCCACCTTCAACGCCCGCATCGAGACCGTCGAGCGCAGCAAATCCTTCAAGGAGGCCTTCAGGGCGGGTGGACGCTGCGTCCTGCCCCTGAGCGCTTTCTTCGAGTGGCCGAACAAAGTCAAGGTCCGCATCGCGCGCCCTGACGACCGCCCCCTGCTCGCTGCGGGCCTCTGGAGCCAGCAGGACTCGTCGGACGGCCCACTTGTCAGCTGCACGGTCATCACCCGCCCGCCCACCGAGGACCTCACGGACGTGCATGACCGGATGCCGGCCCTGCTGCTTACCAAAGACCTCGACACCTGGCTCAGCGCCGCGCCCTCGCAAGCCAAAGCCATCGCCATGGGCAGTTGGCGTCCCGGGCTTCTCACTGTCACCCCTGCATCCTGA